A region of Methanobrevibacter arboriphilus JCM 13429 = DSM 1125 DNA encodes the following proteins:
- the mcm gene encoding minichromosome maintenance protein MCM yields the protein MSSTDKSKTSITKFEEFFSTKYKDDVFKVLEKYPDNRSLIVDYIDLEMFDPDLADLLIEKPDDVLLASAKAVKNIDPLMKDADLNIRLENLTNLIQLKHLLSKYIGKFVSVEGIVRKTDEIRPRIETGVFECRGCMRLHEVEQANTNTIVEPSLCTECGGRSFRLLQEESKYIDTQTARVQEPLENLSGGTEPKQILIILEDDLVDVLNPGDKVIITGTLKTFREERSGKFKNYIYANFIKPQEEEFEELEISEEDEEKIIELSKDSNIHEKIIKSTAPSIKGYRQVKEAIALQLFGGAAKELEDKTRLRGDIHILIVGDPGIGKSQMLKYVSKLAPRSIYTSGKGTTGAGLTAAAVRDELGGWSLEAGALVLGDKGNVCVDELDKMRSEDRSALHEALEQQTISIAKAGIMATLNSRCSVLAAANPKFGRFDRYKSLAEQIDLPSPILSRFDLTFVVEDKPNVENDRELAQHILKIHQEDSVYYEIEPELLRKYIAYARKNIKPKLTDESNKVLEDFYVNMRSGAIDEDAPVPITARQLEAIIRLAEASAKIKLKDFVEEEDAKRAIALQMACLKEVGYDPETGKIDVDMVEGRTPKSERDKLQRVVDEIKELQEEYGDQAPINVLTSNLVDQYGLSEEKVEEFIKQLKHKGVIFEPSNGYLKIV from the coding sequence ATGAGTTCAACTGATAAATCAAAAACTTCAATTACTAAATTTGAAGAATTTTTTTCTACAAAATATAAAGATGATGTTTTTAAAGTTTTAGAGAAGTATCCTGATAATAGATCTTTAATAGTCGATTATATCGATTTAGAGATGTTTGATCCAGATTTAGCCGATCTTTTAATAGAAAAGCCTGATGATGTTCTACTTGCTTCAGCTAAAGCTGTAAAAAACATCGATCCATTAATGAAAGACGCTGATTTAAACATTAGATTAGAAAATCTAACTAATTTAATTCAGCTTAAACATTTGTTAAGTAAATATATTGGTAAATTTGTTTCTGTTGAAGGCATAGTTCGTAAAACTGATGAAATTCGTCCAAGAATTGAGACAGGTGTTTTTGAATGCAGAGGGTGTATGAGGCTTCATGAAGTTGAACAAGCTAATACTAACACAATTGTTGAGCCTTCACTTTGTACTGAATGTGGGGGAAGGTCATTTAGACTTTTACAAGAAGAATCAAAATATATAGATACTCAAACAGCTAGAGTTCAGGAGCCATTAGAGAATCTTTCTGGAGGAACTGAACCTAAACAAATTTTAATTATTCTTGAAGATGATTTGGTGGATGTTTTAAATCCTGGTGATAAAGTTATTATTACTGGAACTCTTAAAACTTTTAGAGAAGAGAGAAGTGGCAAATTTAAAAATTATATTTATGCTAACTTTATTAAACCTCAAGAAGAAGAATTTGAAGAGCTTGAAATTAGTGAAGAAGATGAAGAAAAAATCATTGAACTTTCGAAAGATTCGAATATCCATGAAAAAATAATTAAGTCTACAGCTCCTTCTATTAAGGGTTATAGGCAAGTTAAAGAAGCTATTGCTCTTCAATTATTTGGTGGTGCAGCTAAAGAGCTTGAAGATAAAACAAGATTAAGGGGGGATATTCATATTTTAATTGTTGGAGATCCGGGTATAGGTAAGTCTCAAATGTTAAAATATGTTTCAAAGCTTGCACCAAGAAGTATTTATACAAGTGGTAAGGGTACAACAGGTGCGGGTTTAACTGCTGCAGCTGTAAGAGATGAATTAGGTGGATGGTCTCTTGAAGCTGGGGCTCTTGTTTTAGGAGATAAAGGAAATGTTTGTGTTGATGAACTTGATAAAATGAGGTCAGAAGATAGATCTGCACTTCACGAGGCTCTTGAACAGCAAACAATAAGTATAGCTAAGGCAGGTATAATGGCAACTTTAAACTCAAGATGTTCTGTTCTTGCAGCAGCTAATCCTAAATTTGGAAGGTTTGATAGGTATAAATCACTTGCTGAACAAATTGATTTGCCATCTCCTATTCTTTCAAGGTTTGATTTAACATTTGTTGTTGAAGATAAGCCAAATGTTGAAAATGATAGGGAATTAGCTCAACACATTCTTAAAATACATCAAGAAGATTCTGTTTATTATGAAATCGAGCCTGAACTTCTTAGAAAGTATATAGCTTATGCTAGAAAGAATATTAAACCAAAACTCACCGATGAATCTAATAAAGTTCTTGAAGACTTTTATGTTAATATGAGAAGTGGTGCTATAGATGAAGATGCTCCAGTTCCAATAACAGCTAGACAATTAGAGGCTATTATTCGTTTAGCAGAAGCAAGTGCAAAAATTAAGCTTAAAGATTTTGTTGAAGAAGAAGATGCTAAAAGAGCTATTGCATTACAAATGGCTTGTTTAAAAGAAGTGGGTTATGATCCTGAAACTGGTAAAATTGATGTTGATATGGTTGAAGGTAGAACTCCTAAATCAGAAAGAGATAAACTTCAAAGAGTTGTTGATGAGATTAAGGAACTTCAAGAAGAATATGGTGATCAGGCCCCAATTAATGTTTTAACATCAAATCTTGTTGATCAGTATGGTCTAAGTGAAGAAAAAGTAGAAGAATTTATAAAACAGCTAAAACATAAGGGAGTAATTTTTGAACCAAGTAATGGATATCTTAAGATAGTTTAA
- a CDS encoding translation initiation factor IF-2 subunit beta — protein sequence MEKYEDLLNRAIDQLPPEVFETKRFSVPKAYSVIQGNRTFIQNFKDIAEALNRDPQHLLKFLLRELGTAGNLEGGRAILQGKFTHFLINERIDEYIERFVMCHECNRPDTKIIREDRIFILKCAACGAKAPLKTL from the coding sequence ATGGAAAAATATGAAGATTTATTAAATAGAGCTATAGATCAGCTCCCGCCAGAAGTTTTTGAAACAAAAAGATTTAGTGTTCCAAAAGCATATTCTGTTATACAAGGAAATAGAACTTTCATTCAAAATTTTAAAGATATTGCTGAAGCTTTAAATAGAGACCCACAACATTTGTTGAAGTTTTTACTTAGAGAATTAGGTACAGCTGGAAATTTAGAAGGTGGAAGAGCTATATTACAAGGTAAATTCACACATTTCTTAATAAATGAAAGAATAGACGAATATATTGAAAGATTTGTAATGTGCCATGAATGTAATAGGCCAGATACAAAAATTATAAGAGAAGATAGAATATTTATTCTTAAATGTGCAGCTTGCGGTGCTAAAGCTCCATTAAAAACATTATAA